One genomic region from Pseudorca crassidens isolate mPseCra1 chromosome 11, mPseCra1.hap1, whole genome shotgun sequence encodes:
- the TRABD gene encoding traB domain-containing protein isoform X3, with amino-acid sequence MEGQDEQPLREASTEPIVTSGGSEVVPRVLPGEPQNLSDVDAFHLLLEMKLKRRQERPNLPRTVTELVAEDGSRVYVVGTAHFSDDSKKDVAKTIREVQPDVVVVELCQYRVSMLKMDERTLLREAKEISLEKLQQAVRQNGVMSGLMQMLLLKVSAHITEQLGMAPGGEFREAFKEASKVPFCKFHLGDRPIPVTFKRAIAALSFWQKIKLAWGLCFLSDPISKDDVERCKQKDLLEQMMAEMIGEFPDLHRTIVSERDIYLTYMLRQAARRLELPRASDGEDGLRGSRWGPARASRVGSADASLPPAAEPRKCVPSVVVGVVGMGHVPGIEKNWTTDLNIQEIMTVPPPSVCGRVSWLAAKAAFLGLLGYGLYWMGRRASSLVLSLPAAQYCLQRASEAWPHK; translated from the exons ATGGAGGGGCAGGACGAACAGCCCCTTCGCGAG GCCAGCACAGAGCCCATCGTGACTTCAGGGGGTTCGGAGGTGGTGCCCAGGGTGCTCCCCGGAGAGCCCCAGAACCTGT CCGACGTGGACGCTTTCCACCTGCTCCTGGAGATGAAGCTGAAGAGGCGGCAAGAGCGGCCCAACCTGCCGCGCACGGTGACTGAGCTGGTGGCCGAGGATGGGAGCCGCGTGTACGTGGTGGGCACGGCCCACTTCAGCGACGACAGCAAGAAGGACGTGGCGAAG ACCATCCGGGAGGTGCAGCCCGACGTGGTGGTGGTCGAGCTGTGCCAGTACCGCGTGTCCATGCTGAAGATGGACGAGCGCACACTGCTGCGTGAGGCCAAGGAGATCAGCCTGGAGAAGCTGCAGCAGGCCGTCAGGCAG AACGGGGTCATGTCGGGACTCATGCAGATGCTGCTGCTGAAGGTGTCCGCCCACATCACTGAGCAGCTGGGCATGGCCCCTGGCGGCGAGTTCAGGGAGGCTTTCAAGGAG GCCAGCAAGGTGCCTTTCTGCAAGTTCCACCTGGGCGACCGGCCTATCCCCGTCACCTTCAAGAGGGCCATCGCCGCCCTCTCTTTCTGGCAGAAGATCAAGCTGGCCTGGGGCCTGTGTTTCCTGTCGGACCCTATCAG CAAGGATGACGTGGAGCGGTGCAAGCAGAAGGACCTGCTGGAGCAGATGATGGCCGAGATGATCGGCGAGTTCCCCGACCTGCACCGCACCATCGTGTCTGAGCGGGACATCTATCTGACCTACATGCTGAGGCAGGCGGCCCGGCGCCTGGAGCTGCCCCGTGCCTCTGACGGTGAGGACGGGCTGCGGGGTAGTCGCTGGGGACCCGCCAGGGCCAGTCGGGTGGGCAGTGCTGATGCGTCTCTCCCCCCTGCAGCCGAGCCCAGGAAGTGCGTCCCCTCCGTGGTGGTGGGCGTCGTGGGCATGGGCCACGTCCCCGGCATCGAGAAGAACTGGACCACCGACCTCAACATCCAGGAGATAATGAC CGTCCCCCCGCCGTCCGTCTGTGGCAGAGTGTCCTGGCTGGCCGCGAAGGCCGCCTTCCTGGGCCTCCTGGGCTACGGCCTGTACTGGATGGGGCGCCGTGCCAGCAGCCTGGTCTTGTCACTGCCTGCCGCCCAGTACTGCCTGCAGAGGGCCTCCGAGGCCTGGCCGCACAAGTAG
- the TRABD gene encoding traB domain-containing protein isoform X4: MEGQDEQPLREASTEPIVTSGGSEVVPRVLPGEPQNLSDVDAFHLLLEMKLKRRQERPNLPRTVTELVAEDGSRVYVVGTAHFSDDSKKDVAKTIREVQPDVVVVELCQYRVSMLKMDERTLLREAKEISLEKLQQAVRQNGVMSGLMQMLLLKVSAHITEQLGMAPGGEFREAFKEASKVPFCKFHLGDRPIPVTFKRAIAALSFWQKIKLAWGLCFLSDPISKDDVERCKQKDLLEQMMAEMIGEFPDLHRTIVSERDIYLTYMLRQAARRLELPRASDAEPRKCVPSVVVGVVGMGHVPGIEKNWTTDLNIQEIMTVPPPSVCGRVSWLAAKAAFLGLLGYGLYWMGRRASSLVLSLPAAQYCLQRASEAWPHK; encoded by the exons ATGGAGGGGCAGGACGAACAGCCCCTTCGCGAG GCCAGCACAGAGCCCATCGTGACTTCAGGGGGTTCGGAGGTGGTGCCCAGGGTGCTCCCCGGAGAGCCCCAGAACCTGT CCGACGTGGACGCTTTCCACCTGCTCCTGGAGATGAAGCTGAAGAGGCGGCAAGAGCGGCCCAACCTGCCGCGCACGGTGACTGAGCTGGTGGCCGAGGATGGGAGCCGCGTGTACGTGGTGGGCACGGCCCACTTCAGCGACGACAGCAAGAAGGACGTGGCGAAG ACCATCCGGGAGGTGCAGCCCGACGTGGTGGTGGTCGAGCTGTGCCAGTACCGCGTGTCCATGCTGAAGATGGACGAGCGCACACTGCTGCGTGAGGCCAAGGAGATCAGCCTGGAGAAGCTGCAGCAGGCCGTCAGGCAG AACGGGGTCATGTCGGGACTCATGCAGATGCTGCTGCTGAAGGTGTCCGCCCACATCACTGAGCAGCTGGGCATGGCCCCTGGCGGCGAGTTCAGGGAGGCTTTCAAGGAG GCCAGCAAGGTGCCTTTCTGCAAGTTCCACCTGGGCGACCGGCCTATCCCCGTCACCTTCAAGAGGGCCATCGCCGCCCTCTCTTTCTGGCAGAAGATCAAGCTGGCCTGGGGCCTGTGTTTCCTGTCGGACCCTATCAG CAAGGATGACGTGGAGCGGTGCAAGCAGAAGGACCTGCTGGAGCAGATGATGGCCGAGATGATCGGCGAGTTCCCCGACCTGCACCGCACCATCGTGTCTGAGCGGGACATCTATCTGACCTACATGCTGAGGCAGGCGGCCCGGCGCCTGGAGCTGCCCCGTGCCTCTGACG CCGAGCCCAGGAAGTGCGTCCCCTCCGTGGTGGTGGGCGTCGTGGGCATGGGCCACGTCCCCGGCATCGAGAAGAACTGGACCACCGACCTCAACATCCAGGAGATAATGAC CGTCCCCCCGCCGTCCGTCTGTGGCAGAGTGTCCTGGCTGGCCGCGAAGGCCGCCTTCCTGGGCCTCCTGGGCTACGGCCTGTACTGGATGGGGCGCCGTGCCAGCAGCCTGGTCTTGTCACTGCCTGCCGCCCAGTACTGCCTGCAGAGGGCCTCCGAGGCCTGGCCGCACAAGTAG
- the TRABD gene encoding traB domain-containing protein isoform X2, which produces MEGQDEQPLREASTEPIVTSGGSEVVPRVLPGEPQNLCACSLGHRAGREGLGLGDLQSLWWTRGPGPPWGGGGGGFLSASRAVAGAPSSGVEAGCPAQPHPVLGPSAAWRLPLAWGLAARPGEQVPVARGPERPPRASAFRGAARTPVPAPRRPRLPVWEDGPKPGLAVPAADVDAFHLLLEMKLKRRQERPNLPRTVTELVAEDGSRVYVVGTAHFSDDSKKDVAKTIREVQPDVVVVELCQYRVSMLKMDERTLLREAKEISLEKLQQAVRQNGVMSGLMQMLLLKVSAHITEQLGMAPGGEFREAFKEASKVPFCKFHLGDRPIPVTFKRAIAALSFWQKIKLAWGLCFLSDPISKDDVERCKQKDLLEQMMAEMIGEFPDLHRTIVSERDIYLTYMLRQAARRLELPRASDAEPRKCVPSVVVGVVGMGHVPGIEKNWTTDLNIQEIMTVPPPSVCGRVSWLAAKAAFLGLLGYGLYWMGRRASSLVLSLPAAQYCLQRASEAWPHK; this is translated from the exons ATGGAGGGGCAGGACGAACAGCCCCTTCGCGAG GCCAGCACAGAGCCCATCGTGACTTCAGGGGGTTCGGAGGTGGTGCCCAGGGTGCTCCCCGGAGAGCCCCAGAACCTGTGTGCGTGCTCCCTGGGTCACCGTGCCGGGCGGGAGGGGCTTGGGCTGGGTGATCTCCAGAGCCTGTGGTGGACCAGGGGCCCCGGCCCACCctgggggggtggcgggggggggttCTTGAGTGCGAGCAGGGCTGTGGCAGGAGCCCCCTCCTCAGGTGTGGAGGCCGGGTGCCCTGCACAGCCCCACCCCGTCCTGGGCCCCTCGGCGGCCTGGAGGCTCCCCTTGGCGTGGGGCCTGGCCGCACGTCCTGGTGAGCAAGTACCAGTGGCTCGAGGCCCGGAGAGACCCCCACGTGCGTCCGCGTTCCGCGGGGCAGCACGCACCCCCGTCCCTGCGCCCCGGAGGCCCAGGCTGCCCGTGTGGGAGGATGGCCCCAAGCCGGGCCTTGCTGTCCCTGCAGCCGACGTGGACGCTTTCCACCTGCTCCTGGAGATGAAGCTGAAGAGGCGGCAAGAGCGGCCCAACCTGCCGCGCACGGTGACTGAGCTGGTGGCCGAGGATGGGAGCCGCGTGTACGTGGTGGGCACGGCCCACTTCAGCGACGACAGCAAGAAGGACGTGGCGAAG ACCATCCGGGAGGTGCAGCCCGACGTGGTGGTGGTCGAGCTGTGCCAGTACCGCGTGTCCATGCTGAAGATGGACGAGCGCACACTGCTGCGTGAGGCCAAGGAGATCAGCCTGGAGAAGCTGCAGCAGGCCGTCAGGCAG AACGGGGTCATGTCGGGACTCATGCAGATGCTGCTGCTGAAGGTGTCCGCCCACATCACTGAGCAGCTGGGCATGGCCCCTGGCGGCGAGTTCAGGGAGGCTTTCAAGGAG GCCAGCAAGGTGCCTTTCTGCAAGTTCCACCTGGGCGACCGGCCTATCCCCGTCACCTTCAAGAGGGCCATCGCCGCCCTCTCTTTCTGGCAGAAGATCAAGCTGGCCTGGGGCCTGTGTTTCCTGTCGGACCCTATCAG CAAGGATGACGTGGAGCGGTGCAAGCAGAAGGACCTGCTGGAGCAGATGATGGCCGAGATGATCGGCGAGTTCCCCGACCTGCACCGCACCATCGTGTCTGAGCGGGACATCTATCTGACCTACATGCTGAGGCAGGCGGCCCGGCGCCTGGAGCTGCCCCGTGCCTCTGACG CCGAGCCCAGGAAGTGCGTCCCCTCCGTGGTGGTGGGCGTCGTGGGCATGGGCCACGTCCCCGGCATCGAGAAGAACTGGACCACCGACCTCAACATCCAGGAGATAATGAC CGTCCCCCCGCCGTCCGTCTGTGGCAGAGTGTCCTGGCTGGCCGCGAAGGCCGCCTTCCTGGGCCTCCTGGGCTACGGCCTGTACTGGATGGGGCGCCGTGCCAGCAGCCTGGTCTTGTCACTGCCTGCCGCCCAGTACTGCCTGCAGAGGGCCTCCGAGGCCTGGCCGCACAAGTAG
- the TRABD gene encoding traB domain-containing protein isoform X1 encodes MEGQDEQPLREASTEPIVTSGGSEVVPRVLPGEPQNLCACSLGHRAGREGLGLGDLQSLWWTRGPGPPWGGGGGGFLSASRAVAGAPSSGVEAGCPAQPHPVLGPSAAWRLPLAWGLAARPGEQVPVARGPERPPRASAFRGAARTPVPAPRRPRLPVWEDGPKPGLAVPAADVDAFHLLLEMKLKRRQERPNLPRTVTELVAEDGSRVYVVGTAHFSDDSKKDVAKTIREVQPDVVVVELCQYRVSMLKMDERTLLREAKEISLEKLQQAVRQNGVMSGLMQMLLLKVSAHITEQLGMAPGGEFREAFKEASKVPFCKFHLGDRPIPVTFKRAIAALSFWQKIKLAWGLCFLSDPISKDDVERCKQKDLLEQMMAEMIGEFPDLHRTIVSERDIYLTYMLRQAARRLELPRASDGEDGLRGSRWGPARASRVGSADASLPPAAEPRKCVPSVVVGVVGMGHVPGIEKNWTTDLNIQEIMTVPPPSVCGRVSWLAAKAAFLGLLGYGLYWMGRRASSLVLSLPAAQYCLQRASEAWPHK; translated from the exons ATGGAGGGGCAGGACGAACAGCCCCTTCGCGAG GCCAGCACAGAGCCCATCGTGACTTCAGGGGGTTCGGAGGTGGTGCCCAGGGTGCTCCCCGGAGAGCCCCAGAACCTGTGTGCGTGCTCCCTGGGTCACCGTGCCGGGCGGGAGGGGCTTGGGCTGGGTGATCTCCAGAGCCTGTGGTGGACCAGGGGCCCCGGCCCACCctgggggggtggcgggggggggttCTTGAGTGCGAGCAGGGCTGTGGCAGGAGCCCCCTCCTCAGGTGTGGAGGCCGGGTGCCCTGCACAGCCCCACCCCGTCCTGGGCCCCTCGGCGGCCTGGAGGCTCCCCTTGGCGTGGGGCCTGGCCGCACGTCCTGGTGAGCAAGTACCAGTGGCTCGAGGCCCGGAGAGACCCCCACGTGCGTCCGCGTTCCGCGGGGCAGCACGCACCCCCGTCCCTGCGCCCCGGAGGCCCAGGCTGCCCGTGTGGGAGGATGGCCCCAAGCCGGGCCTTGCTGTCCCTGCAGCCGACGTGGACGCTTTCCACCTGCTCCTGGAGATGAAGCTGAAGAGGCGGCAAGAGCGGCCCAACCTGCCGCGCACGGTGACTGAGCTGGTGGCCGAGGATGGGAGCCGCGTGTACGTGGTGGGCACGGCCCACTTCAGCGACGACAGCAAGAAGGACGTGGCGAAG ACCATCCGGGAGGTGCAGCCCGACGTGGTGGTGGTCGAGCTGTGCCAGTACCGCGTGTCCATGCTGAAGATGGACGAGCGCACACTGCTGCGTGAGGCCAAGGAGATCAGCCTGGAGAAGCTGCAGCAGGCCGTCAGGCAG AACGGGGTCATGTCGGGACTCATGCAGATGCTGCTGCTGAAGGTGTCCGCCCACATCACTGAGCAGCTGGGCATGGCCCCTGGCGGCGAGTTCAGGGAGGCTTTCAAGGAG GCCAGCAAGGTGCCTTTCTGCAAGTTCCACCTGGGCGACCGGCCTATCCCCGTCACCTTCAAGAGGGCCATCGCCGCCCTCTCTTTCTGGCAGAAGATCAAGCTGGCCTGGGGCCTGTGTTTCCTGTCGGACCCTATCAG CAAGGATGACGTGGAGCGGTGCAAGCAGAAGGACCTGCTGGAGCAGATGATGGCCGAGATGATCGGCGAGTTCCCCGACCTGCACCGCACCATCGTGTCTGAGCGGGACATCTATCTGACCTACATGCTGAGGCAGGCGGCCCGGCGCCTGGAGCTGCCCCGTGCCTCTGACGGTGAGGACGGGCTGCGGGGTAGTCGCTGGGGACCCGCCAGGGCCAGTCGGGTGGGCAGTGCTGATGCGTCTCTCCCCCCTGCAGCCGAGCCCAGGAAGTGCGTCCCCTCCGTGGTGGTGGGCGTCGTGGGCATGGGCCACGTCCCCGGCATCGAGAAGAACTGGACCACCGACCTCAACATCCAGGAGATAATGAC CGTCCCCCCGCCGTCCGTCTGTGGCAGAGTGTCCTGGCTGGCCGCGAAGGCCGCCTTCCTGGGCCTCCTGGGCTACGGCCTGTACTGGATGGGGCGCCGTGCCAGCAGCCTGGTCTTGTCACTGCCTGCCGCCCAGTACTGCCTGCAGAGGGCCTCCGAGGCCTGGCCGCACAAGTAG
- the TRABD gene encoding traB domain-containing protein isoform X5 encodes MEGQDEQPLREASTEPIVTSGGSEVVPRVLPGEPQNLCACSLGHRAGREGLGLGDLQSLWWTRGPGPPWGGGGGGFLSASRAVAGAPSSGVEAGCPAQPHPVLGPSAAWRLPLAWGLAARPGEQVPVARGPERPPRASAFRGAARTPVPAPRRPRLPVWEDGPKPGLAVPAADVDAFHLLLEMKLKRRQERPNLPRTVTELVAEDGSRVYVVGTAHFSDDSKKDVAKTIREVQPDVVVVELCQYRVSMLKMDERTLLREAKEISLEKLQQAVRQNGVMSGLMQMLLLKVSAHITEQLGMAPGGEFREAFKEASKVPFCKFHLGDRPIPVTFKRAIAALSFWQKIKLAWGLCFLSDPIRMTWSGASRRTCWSR; translated from the exons ATGGAGGGGCAGGACGAACAGCCCCTTCGCGAG GCCAGCACAGAGCCCATCGTGACTTCAGGGGGTTCGGAGGTGGTGCCCAGGGTGCTCCCCGGAGAGCCCCAGAACCTGTGTGCGTGCTCCCTGGGTCACCGTGCCGGGCGGGAGGGGCTTGGGCTGGGTGATCTCCAGAGCCTGTGGTGGACCAGGGGCCCCGGCCCACCctgggggggtggcgggggggggttCTTGAGTGCGAGCAGGGCTGTGGCAGGAGCCCCCTCCTCAGGTGTGGAGGCCGGGTGCCCTGCACAGCCCCACCCCGTCCTGGGCCCCTCGGCGGCCTGGAGGCTCCCCTTGGCGTGGGGCCTGGCCGCACGTCCTGGTGAGCAAGTACCAGTGGCTCGAGGCCCGGAGAGACCCCCACGTGCGTCCGCGTTCCGCGGGGCAGCACGCACCCCCGTCCCTGCGCCCCGGAGGCCCAGGCTGCCCGTGTGGGAGGATGGCCCCAAGCCGGGCCTTGCTGTCCCTGCAGCCGACGTGGACGCTTTCCACCTGCTCCTGGAGATGAAGCTGAAGAGGCGGCAAGAGCGGCCCAACCTGCCGCGCACGGTGACTGAGCTGGTGGCCGAGGATGGGAGCCGCGTGTACGTGGTGGGCACGGCCCACTTCAGCGACGACAGCAAGAAGGACGTGGCGAAG ACCATCCGGGAGGTGCAGCCCGACGTGGTGGTGGTCGAGCTGTGCCAGTACCGCGTGTCCATGCTGAAGATGGACGAGCGCACACTGCTGCGTGAGGCCAAGGAGATCAGCCTGGAGAAGCTGCAGCAGGCCGTCAGGCAG AACGGGGTCATGTCGGGACTCATGCAGATGCTGCTGCTGAAGGTGTCCGCCCACATCACTGAGCAGCTGGGCATGGCCCCTGGCGGCGAGTTCAGGGAGGCTTTCAAGGAG GCCAGCAAGGTGCCTTTCTGCAAGTTCCACCTGGGCGACCGGCCTATCCCCGTCACCTTCAAGAGGGCCATCGCCGCCCTCTCTTTCTGGCAGAAGATCAAGCTGGCCTGGGGCCTGTGTTTCCTGTCGGACCCTATCAG GATGACGTGGAGCGGTGCAAGCAGAAGGACCTGCTGGAGCAGATGA